The Medicago truncatula cultivar Jemalong A17 chromosome 7, MtrunA17r5.0-ANR, whole genome shotgun sequence genome includes the window AGGGTGAGATTGTTGTTTACTTTGACAGAGAAAAGTGCATTTGAGGGTTCAAAATTTTGATACGATGCAGGGTAAAAATAAAGGCGAAGAAAAACAGGGGAAACAGTGATGCTAGAAAATGAGTATGTAAAATTTGAGAAAGAGACACGTGCGTGTGTGTATGGAACTGTGAAATTTGGGGATTTAAGTGATGTTTTAGGAGATGGATTAGTGGTTTTTGGTTCAATGAAAGTAAAGAGTTTTGTGTTATCATTATTATCACCAACCCAAATTCGACTATCTAAGGCAGTAGTGTTCGTTGAGGAGCCACAACTAATGGCTATATTGTAAATTGGATTGTATGAGGTAGCTAGTAGAGGGAACAGTAGCAAAATGAGAGAAAGTATGCTgatttttgtgtaattttttttgtttatggtgTTTGCCATAGTTGTGTGAGAAGAGAGTGAAGAAGATACATTAATTTGAATGGTACGTAGAAgttgcatttatttattattattagatttgATACATTTAGAGGTAGGAAGGGAAATTTCCATAAAACAACACTTGAGACTGATCATTGAAATGGTCAAATGATCTCCTTGGGAAGCAATTAGGATCACGTAATTGTGGAGATAGGAAAACTCTCATTTCTGTTTTATAATTCAAAACCATAcggaaaaatattttttattttttttataatcaaatatatattattgggaTTGGATATAAgcaaatatatgttataaaggaaaagaaagtgATCCAGAAGTCCTACTTAAATTATTTTGGTATAGTGGAATTGGATATAAGATgcgaattttcaattttattttattatttaaaaaaaaatatgtttggttaacatTACAATATTCTCAAGAACCTTTAAATAGGGTGATTAATAGACAAGTTACACATAAATTTATTCTCATTTTTATGAGAATTTTATTCTCACTCTTTCCGGTGGTAAAAAATTTCTATTCCAGGAACCTTTTATACGCAGGAAtaaaatttttgtaaatttattaAGAAACAGCACCAATGACTGGCCACAAAATTAGTTGCAAGTTTGAAATCTTCAAACTTTCCTTTGGATGATAGGGATAATTTAAAACGAATGAGTGGTAGGAGTTCACTTGCGACACTTGCGACATTAGTCGCAAggttaaatttgattttttttttgaacaaagtcGCAAGGTTAATCATTCACAGTCGCAAGGAatataatttcttgtttttttgttcttttttctttctttgattcCCTTTTATTTGTCTTTTCTCTATAATTTCTAGGTATCCTTTATTTATCTCTATTTGAGTATGTGTAGGTTTTATTCACACAAGAAAAGTATGTGTAGAAAAGGAAAGatgaaattttaaacaaaaaaagaaaattaaacgGTTTGTATAATTCAACACGAAGGAGAGAAAAGTGATGTTATAATGAAGATTTTAGGATAAGTAAGATCAATGAATTTTGATATTGGTCCTGcgagggtttttttttttattacttattttaaaaatcattattCCATTCAATATCACATCAGCGTATTTTGTGTAGATAGCTTCTGTACTCGTTCAagcttgattttttattttatttttaagggaaACGTCCTTacaatatttcattaataataatagtttcaaTACAAGTTGGTATATCATAATAAACGGCGGGATTAACTAAAGACGTGACCTCTCGTGCAAGAGCATGAATAACCGCGTTGGCTTGTCGCTTAACAAACTCCATCCTagagttagaaaataaattgcGAAACAAAGAACGACAGGAAAAAATAATGCAACCAAATTCAGACAAGTCGTTCCTGGTAGAAAGGAATGCATCAACTGTTAATTTAGAGTATGTTGCAAAGTCGATGTTATCAATCAGCATATCACTCAGCCATTGCAAAGCAGAGTGCAGCCCTAAAGCTTCTCCCACATCCACCGAAACAGTACAAGGATATGTAATAGTCTTGGCCATAACAAAAATACCTTCCGAGTCGCGAACACAAATGCCAATACCTATGCGGTTATGATGAGAAGAAAAAGTTGCGTCGATATTACATTTATATCTACCTGGCATATGAGGCTGCCACAAGATCATGTTGTGTTGGTGTGAGGTGGAGGCCCCCGTATGCGCAACCATAGCATGCTGAGAAGCTGAAGTAGATGCAAGGGTATCCGGAGCATTCGCCAAATGCCATAGCATTGTCCAGAATGGAACGTCCGGGAACAAACGTGGACTGATTGTCAGAGATGCACTGAGATAATACATTCTTCAACCTGTTCGCTAGTACTTTAGAAACAATTTTATATAGCACATTGAACAGTGCTATTGACCGCCAATCTTTCATGCTAACCTGCGTAGAACCTTTTGGAATAAGGGCAATGTTAGTAATATTTAAATCAGGGGGAAACTGTCCCGTGTCTAGCCAACCACAACATTCCTAAAAATGTCATCACTGCATAAATTCCAAAAGTATTGGTAAAAACCCGGACTATAGCCATCAGGGCCGGAGTACTTGTCCGGATGCATAGAGAAAATAGCATCTCGAAACTCGGCCTTAGTAAAAGGTGTCGTGAGAATAATATAATCATGAACAGAGATAGACGGATTAATAACATCTATGACAGAAGAAAAATCACTATCCTGCTGTTGAAAAATATTCACAAAATAATTCTGCGCTACTTCTTGCAAACCTTGTTCACTAGTAACCTTATTTCCTACATCATCATCAAGAGAGGTTATACGGTTTAACTTTTTCCGAGCTGTTGCCGATGCATGAAAAAACTTTGTATTTCTATCACCATCCTTGTACAAGTGTGCTTTAGCACGTTGACGCCAATATAGGCATCGTCTTAGGACATCAGCCGTTGCAAGCGTTTCCTTAGCTCAAACATGCGAGTTTGGTCCTCACCAGTAGCTTGCAGCCGCGTGTCTTGCATTTCTTTGCAACAATTGTCAATATCGCGCTTTAAATTGTGGCAATGAGTCTTTCTCCAGACGGACATATCCTTCCCGCATGATATCAATTTTGGAATAATCGTTGAAGCTTGATTGAAAGATTAACTCTTTCAATTTGATTCCTTCCTCCTTGAGAGTACATATGAACAAGCACAATCCTTATTGACAGGGAGCACCAGCCCATGCAATCACATCAGCATAATGTTCagccaaaatatcatctataaacaTATGAAAAACTGTATCACCTGAATTCTTTATATGTCAATCAAACTCACAAAAGTAACCTTACCATATAAGTAAAACCAgaatcaacttcaaaataaGTTGATGGACAGGATAGATAGagtgaaaaaagagaaaacttTGAAAACTAATTCTTAATACATTTCTACTCATTTCACCATTACTAATTTGACACATTGCCTTTACTTTCTCAGTTTATATTGAGTGTAACTAAATTTTTACTTGGAAGAATTGGGATTTGAACATGAGAGTTTGAAGAGTAGCACATTCAACTCTAAGATTCCAAGGCAATACCACCACACCTACCCAACTGCGTTTTCTCTTGgctaaaattgaattttaaaatatgattaaggTTAACTCAATCAACATCACTAAAATTGTAATAGCTTACCTCCCCTCCCATTAAAAAAGACCCAATTTCGGGGAGCAAATATTGAGTTTGTGAGAGATTTTGTGTCCCACTTATTCCCTCTTCAAAATTGAACCAACACATATGATTAACAACATTTCCTCCTCTCCTCTCCCCTCCATCTACCCCGAACCAAAATAGAAGTGTTGGAAATATAGAATTATCATTAAATAGTAAATCAAAGAGAAATATTAGCAggaataaatttaatataaataaaataaatagagtatTGAAAACTTATTGATCTTATGAACTAAGGCGTGCCAATGCATTGAGCTTAAGAGTTTTCGCTACCAAATATAAGTTACCCGATGTTGTTGGTCTCATAGCTAGTACTCTTCAGGATACAACAGTCACTTCTTGCTAACACTGCACATGAATTAGCAAGGGAACTTAAGTGTTCTTAATACACGAAAAAGAGACTTACaacatttcattaatcaaaatatgTTCAATACAATTTGATATGTTAACTAATTTCTGGAAACTAGCTGATAATGGGTCCGTCTTAGCAAACCTTTATTTTTGAGGGGAAAGGACTTGTaacatttttaatcaaaatatgttCAATACAATTTGGTTTGTTAACCAATATATGAAAACTAAGTGATAATGGGACCGCCTAAGCTAACTCATGGGCAACCGTATTTGCTTGTTACTGCACAAAACCCACACTAGAGTTTTCATAATTTAAACTAAAGTGAGTTTTACAATTTCACTAcgagaaaaatttaaaatagagaCGAGAGATATTTGTCTCTAAATTGCAAAATTTGTCACTAAGCTTGTTAGAGACGGAATTGGAGATGGATCAAGTTCCGTTGTTAATGTCGTCGTCACTAAGCTTGTTAGATATGGATTTTATATTTCCGTCTTTGATTGGAATCGAAAAAATTATGTTTCCGATTGAAGATGGAAAAAATTTCGTCTCTGACCGAAGATGAAATAATTATGTCGCTAACTATAAAAAACCGTCGCTCATTGATGTTGCTAGAACGAAACAACTCCGTCTCTAAGGTATATAATTGCGTTCTATTGAGACGGACATTtctaataatgtttttttttttttaaattaaaaaaaaatctgcctCTGAAGATTTCAGCGAGTTATAACTTTTGctgtttgtttgattttggcTTGGCTGAGAtgcttagactttattttgtaAGACAACTATATTTTTTGCTTACCTGCATTTCGAATATATTTTGGTTTATTTGTGTTATGAATATGTCGAATTcgttatgtttaattgttgaGGAGAAGTGCCACATATTAGGAAGCATGTTATGGCTAATTGAATGAATAGCATGTATATTTGAGAGGAGAGAGATGGATGAAAAGGAAGAGAGATAAAGTgtttgggtgacatagagttgggtgacattggtcaatcacaatgctacaatgcttgtgtttctctctctctttcacaagcatcgtgacattgtgattgaccAATGTCACCAAACTCTATGTCACTCAATTGCTGTCCGTAGGCCACACATCACATATTTATGTGGAGTTTTAAATGTGTATGCCACTTATGAATTTGCATCTATCACCACTCATATAATAACATGTAATAGTGGGATACAACGAGGAGACGAAGACTTTATGAAGTCTTTGAATAAATAATgccataataaataaaaaaatatggtgcCATCACTATACATAATAAggcaaaaaccataaattgacTATTTTGTCACTACTTAGCTAGTTGACGACCATTGACTTGATTACATCCTCTCTTTTTAGAGGAAATTTGACTACatcatcttcttaattttattggttggtttTAAGTTACGGATTGAGAGTCTCAAATTAGATGCATGCCtaatattgttatgttttttcctttataaaaCGTATCATTTACCTTACAACTTCGGATCGATAAAAGATTGAATTAACTCCaactcaaattctcaaaatatACTAGTatgtataaattaattttgtttacaaaaatcattctaatattttttttagattccttTCACAAGagatagtttgttttttttgttatcattttATCAATACGAAATTTCCACCGTCATGTAGTAGTGATTAATCTCTTTCGGAGAATAGGTGGAGCACATAAGTTGGATCTTCCattataaatagattttttttatacgtAAGAGTCGGGGATCGAACACTTGATCACTTCGGCCAATCCATTATTGATCACTATAGATATTCTATTCGAGCCGTAGACACTAAATATGTGTTTTCAAattcaagaaagaaagaaaaaaactaatggaaaaaaaaaaaaaccaaaacgcgCAACCGAGAAAACAAACGGCAGAATAAACAAAGGGTAAAATTTGCTTCAAAATTGCGGGGGATTTAAACTGTCGTGGAATGATGACCTTACCAAAGAGGAGTGTCACTTTTTAAACCAATTTGAGGGAGTTTTATGAAACCTCTTCAAAATAACCGCCGCTATGAAGCACGTTTTTAGTAGTATTCTCACTAGAAATTTAAATCTTGGTTCGCTATATTGTGAGTCTAATCTCTTCTGCTAAATCCAATCTAGTTGGTAATCTAACGCTACTAATAAATttatgggttaatagtgtttttcacccctgtaatataggccatttccggttttcgcccttataaaattttcggtttgatttctgtccttgtaaatttttttttttttttccggaataTCCCCCTCCTCCCTCCAACTCAGCAAATCAGCCTATGTGGCGCTGacaaggaattttttttttcacttgccACGTGTataattcgttttttttttaaaaaaattgtgaaattttaatttcgttttttaattttaattttaaaaaactcaatttttgttttaattgttttattttttaaaatatttgaaaattaattttcaaaaataaaaaaaaatattcggatttttttccaaaaatttagaaatattaaaaaaatattaaaaatatgattttttagaattttttaaaattttagaaaatgattttttttaaattttaatttcaaaaatgattttataaaaatctagaataaaatctgaatttttaaaaaaattgtatccagattaataaaaaaaatatattttccataaaaaaaaaaaatgacttttttaaaaaaatttcgaatttgtttcttctaatttaacttttttttttattttgaaaattaaattccagaatctttaaaaaaaatcgaatattttttctgatttttttaatattcgaatttaaaataaaaccgaaaaattcaaaaaaaatcttatcgttttttctgatttttttaatatttgaattttttctttttcgatttttaaattttttggaaaaaaatctgaatattttttttatttttgaaaattaattttcaaatattttaaaaataaaatctgatgtagataattaaaaaaaaattgagttttttaaaattaaaattaaaaaacgaaattaaaatttcacaatttaaaaaaaaaaacgaattatACACGTGGcaagtgaaaaaaaaagaaaaataaattccatGTCAGCGCCACATAGGCTGATTTGCTGAGTTGGAGGGAGTAGGGGGGTATTccggaaattttttttttttacaaggacagaaatcaaatcgaaaattttataagggcgaaaaccggaaatagcctatattacaggggtgaaaaacactattaaccctaaatttattAAATGGATCATATATTTAACTTCAATATTCAATTATACTCCAACTGTATTGGATCTGCAAATTTTATCTGACTATTAGTTTATAGTTGTGAAAGTCTCTCATACCATATGCTAAAAAATTAGACATCAATTCTTTTAAAACTTtaataaaatcataatcatcagTTCAATTAATCAAACATATGAAGGCCTTACTTACTAGAAAATTCAAGACATGatcaaacaacatctttttGCTAAGTGCtaaaattatttagttttgaTATTACATGTTTACGCTATACATATATAAAGTGTTGTTCCATATTAATTGCTAAATGTAAACTTTGAGGTTTTGACATGAATATGATCGTGGTCTTGGATTCACAATATTCGAGAAAAAATGTTCTTGAGTACTTGCCCTCGCTGAGGCTGTGCTCTCCTTGTAGGTGTGGGATCTTTCGAAATGTTGGTCACACTCTTGATCACTCATAAACTGCGAGAATTGTTGGCTACCTTCTTCACTCACCTCCATTTGCAACGCATACTCCAAACCTATAACAACTTGACTCATTGATGGACGTTGAGTCCCATCATCATGCACACAACTCAACGCCAGCTTGCAATAATATTTCAAGCACTCCTCTGTGATAGAACCCCTTAGGAATGGATCCACTATTTGTTCAATTGCCACACCTTCATCGTAGCATTTTTTAAACCAACAAACTAGACTTGCTGTATTCTTATCCAAATCACGAACCAAAGGTGGTCTAGCACACAACACCTCAAGAAGCACCACACCGAATGAGTACACATCAGATTTTAGAGTTAGCCTTTGGAGCATATAATATTCTGGATCCAAATACCCTAGGCTACCCTTCACCATCGTGCTAACATGGGTTGTAGACATCCTTGTCGGTCCCACTTTCGATAATCCAAAATCAGAAACCTTAGCCACCCATTTCTCATCCAACAATATGTTGGTGCTCTTCACGTCACGGTGTATTATCTTGTGTTTCACCTCTGCATGAAGATAATTCAGCCCTCTCGCGGAACCCAATAGAATCTCAAGCCTCTTCTTCCACGGTAAGGGCTGGTTATTAGAACCATAAAGATACTCACACAGAGTACCGTGTTGCAtgaactcataaaccaaaatcaTTTCTGTGTCATCATTGCAATATCCCACGAGGGATACCAAGTGAATGTGGCGAAGCTGGGAGAGTAACTCGATCTCATTCATGAACTCGTTGGCACCTTGTTGAGAGCCAGATTTGAGGCGTTTTATCGCAACAGGCATGGATCCATCGATGCAACCTTTGTACACGTTGCCAAATCCTCCAACACCGATGATGAAAACATCATCGAAGTTATTTGTGGCTGCTTTGATCTCTGCGATTGTGAAGGAGCGACACAAATGTGGTGGCAAAGATGACGACCCTTTGTTCTTTGTCTTTGATGAGCTATCTTTCATGACAATATGAAGCTTTTTCCTTAGCCAAAAAAATGTGTTGCCTACGATCATTGCTAGCAAGAGGCTGGAAACTACAATCGTCGCAACAATCGCTATGGtgatcttaattttttttggtgattgGGTTGAAAATTCCTGATCAATGGATTTTGTTATTGATCCTGCGAGATTGTCGTTGTAGTCACTTTCTTTTAAAATCTGGATTCCATTCAATATGACATCGCGGTATTTTGTG containing:
- the LOC25497559 gene encoding receptor-like protein kinase FERONIA, translated to MANSINKNIYTKMSILSLFLLLFPLIAYSYNPDYNLAIDCGSLTDTTTLDKRIWIGENIDNKNIFTFIEPKTTNPSLTTPRSSLSNTQIPFTTARISLSYFTYSFSNITTSPVFNRLHFYPTSYQKFEPSNALFSVEVNNKLTLLKNFNPSLWIHDDGETITKEYCIQVQPNKKLNITFIPNNTNHSNPYYAFINGIEVVSMPSFLYYSNLNAPNYDFKSLDSDNKALETVYSVNVGENQVPPNLDTGLFRNWDNDYPRYLEKQYPLSVSSDFVNHLNYKNNTIPNYIAPEAVYLTARSYGMNVTEDYNVTWNFEVDSTFTYMVRLHFCEFDWRIKDKGDRVFQIFIHDFLAEPNADVISWSNARLIPVHKDYVVTMHSEEGSTQIERVNLTIKLQRATNHTKYRDVILNGIQILKESDYNDNLAGSITKSIDQEFSTQSPKKIKITIAIVATIVVSSLLLAMIVGNTFFWLRKKLHIVMKDSSSKTKNKGSSSLPPHLCRSFTIAEIKAATNNFDDVFIIGVGGFGNVYKGCIDGSMPVAIKRLKSGSQQGANEFMNEIELLSQLRHIHLVSLVGYCNDDTEMILVYEFMQHGTLCEYLYGSNNQPLPWKKRLEILLGSARGLNYLHAEVKHKIIHRDVKSTNILLDEKWVAKVSDFGLSKVGPTRMSTTHVSTMVKGSLGYLDPEYYMLQRLTLKSDVYSFGVVLLEVLCARPPLVRDLDKNTASLVCWFKKCYDEGVAIEQIVDPFLRGSITEECLKYYCKLALSCVHDDGTQRPSMSQVVIGLEYALQMEVSEEGSQQFSQFMSDQECDQHFERSHTYKESTASARASTQEHFFSNIVNPRPRSYSCQNLKVYI